Proteins encoded in a region of the Paucibacter sediminis genome:
- a CDS encoding DUF1513 domain-containing protein — MRRRDCLIWTGALALPQAHARADAPLLAASWASGGQHQLGVLRVHEGRTVVAAAIDLPTRAHGLLAEPGGSLLAVARRPGDWLLRWRADGQVMARQWIEPQRCFNGHLLLSRDGRWLFSSETDLDSGQGLIGVRDAATLEKLAEWPTQGLDPHQLLLDDDDHLLVANGGVATQAETGRLKLQRATMDASLVRLDGRSGALLGQWRLADARLSPRHLGWAGTGTSGRRLLGIALQAEHDDAAARAAAPVLALFDGQRLTPCAQPAALAGYGGDIAFDGSRWAVSCPRADALAWWQADGRWLGMQPAAGACALAGDVQALWSGGGALGRWRAGLADGSAPLPEAALRLDNHWLRLPSA, encoded by the coding sequence ATGCGCCGCCGTGACTGCCTGATCTGGACCGGGGCGTTGGCGCTGCCGCAGGCCCATGCGCGAGCGGATGCGCCCCTGTTGGCTGCCAGCTGGGCCAGCGGTGGCCAGCATCAGCTGGGCGTGCTGCGGGTGCATGAGGGGCGCACGGTGGTCGCCGCCGCCATCGATCTGCCCACCCGCGCCCATGGCCTGCTGGCCGAGCCGGGCGGCAGCTTGCTGGCCGTGGCCCGGCGGCCCGGTGACTGGCTGCTGCGCTGGCGGGCTGATGGCCAGGTGATGGCGCGGCAGTGGATAGAGCCGCAGCGTTGCTTCAACGGCCACCTGCTGCTCAGCCGTGACGGCCGTTGGCTGTTCAGCAGCGAAACCGACCTCGACAGCGGCCAGGGCCTGATCGGTGTGCGCGATGCCGCGACCTTGGAGAAGCTGGCCGAATGGCCGACGCAGGGCCTGGACCCTCACCAGCTGCTGCTGGACGACGATGACCATCTGCTGGTCGCCAACGGCGGCGTGGCTACGCAGGCGGAGACCGGCCGGCTGAAGCTGCAGCGGGCGACGATGGATGCCTCGCTGGTGCGGCTGGACGGACGCAGCGGAGCCCTGCTGGGGCAGTGGCGCTTGGCCGATGCGCGACTGAGCCCGCGCCATCTGGGCTGGGCCGGCACCGGCACCAGCGGGCGCCGCCTGCTCGGCATCGCCCTGCAGGCCGAGCATGACGATGCGGCCGCGCGCGCGGCAGCGCCTGTGCTGGCCCTGTTCGATGGCCAGCGCCTGACGCCCTGTGCGCAGCCGGCTGCGCTGGCCGGCTATGGCGGCGACATCGCCTTCGATGGCTCGCGCTGGGCCGTCAGCTGCCCGCGCGCCGACGCCCTGGCCTGGTGGCAGGCCGATGGTCGCTGGCTGGGCATGCAGCCCGCGGCCGGGGCCTGCGCGCTGGCCGGCGACGTGCAGGCACTGTGGTCGGGCGGCGGTGCGCTCGGCCGTTGGCGCGCGGGCCTGGCTGACGGATCAGCTCCTCTGCCCGAGGCCGCGCTGCGCCTCGACAACCACTGGCTGCGCCTGCCATCGGCGTGA
- a CDS encoding sensor domain-containing diguanylate cyclase — protein sequence MGAAALAYYLAARLGLLIPYIGSHVSLIWLPTGIALAAYLRWGTSMAPTMLLAAFLINYQIGTPAWAALGIAAGNALGPWLSAKLLGRLGFDAALTRRADLGHYLLAVALGMLVTASNGCVWLRLAGFLSAGQWAPAWLTWWTGDAVGALLGGIPLVAMSRASMRTSFAGRRGRFNMALLGLVLACGLLTFSPWTAPATALTFPLLALPLFLMAVLALRAGVLAASLAVLLLSGTAAWGTASGIGPFAGHDTHAGLLALWSYVTAQVCTGVLICGLAAELLASQRQQQAQFQHASEGIVVVDPEGRLTALNPMARLMLELAPKEPPGTPGLALTQLPNGNGTSLAECLQQPAGQPRLLTLCRSDGRRLEVEVQTARYRDARGRQLSQLLLRDVTEGREAQARLAASEERLRAITDSAPALIADHDREFRYRFANRTYQDWLGIAPEAVLGQTVASVLGEAAWAEVRPAMEAALRGEAASYERHIQGRAEERWIHVALVPRRDAAGAVDGFYALASDITPRRRAEQALRQSEQRLRSITDQLPMRVSYVDADERYRFINLAYERAFGRPRHELLGLTVREVIGAGAYGEAAPHIRRALAGETVSFDSEITTREGYRCYRASYLPQFADDGREVLGFVAMILDTTAQKQEERRLIELSQSDSLTGLLNRAGFEQRAYEAVQRCQSVGGTMALLLLDLDGFKQVNDSLGHLAGDLLLRGFAGRLSRSLRGADIVARPGGDEFAVIVEQLSAPADAVTIAGNIVEAMRTPFVLENRSVHVSTSIGVVLYRGEPGLTPRDLSKRADDLLYAAKAGGRDRFCLGSAEAPCTSDS from the coding sequence TGGCTGCTTATCTGCGTTGGGGCACCTCGATGGCGCCGACCATGCTGCTGGCCGCCTTTCTGATCAATTACCAGATCGGCACGCCCGCCTGGGCGGCGCTCGGTATCGCGGCGGGCAATGCGCTGGGCCCTTGGCTAAGCGCCAAACTGCTCGGCCGCTTGGGCTTTGACGCGGCACTCACGCGCCGCGCCGACCTGGGACATTACCTGCTGGCCGTGGCGCTGGGCATGCTGGTCACCGCCAGCAATGGCTGCGTCTGGCTGCGTTTGGCGGGCTTCCTGTCGGCCGGCCAATGGGCGCCCGCCTGGCTCACCTGGTGGACCGGCGATGCGGTCGGGGCCCTGCTGGGCGGTATTCCGCTGGTCGCCATGTCCCGCGCCAGCATGCGCACCAGCTTTGCCGGCCGGCGCGGCCGCTTCAACATGGCCTTGCTGGGCCTGGTGCTGGCCTGCGGGCTGCTGACCTTCTCGCCCTGGACGGCGCCCGCGACGGCCTTGACCTTTCCCTTGCTGGCCCTGCCGCTGTTCCTGATGGCCGTGCTGGCGCTGCGTGCCGGCGTGCTAGCGGCCTCGCTGGCGGTGTTGCTGCTGTCGGGCACGGCCGCCTGGGGCACCGCCAGCGGCATCGGCCCGTTTGCCGGACACGACACCCACGCCGGGCTGCTGGCCCTGTGGAGCTATGTCACCGCCCAGGTCTGCACCGGCGTGCTGATCTGCGGCCTGGCGGCCGAGCTGCTGGCCAGCCAGCGTCAGCAACAGGCGCAGTTCCAGCATGCCAGCGAAGGCATTGTGGTGGTCGATCCGGAAGGCCGGCTGACCGCGCTCAACCCGATGGCGCGGCTGATGCTGGAGCTGGCGCCGAAAGAGCCGCCAGGCACGCCTGGCTTGGCGCTCACGCAACTGCCCAATGGCAATGGCACATCGCTTGCCGAATGCCTGCAACAGCCGGCGGGCCAGCCGCGCCTGCTGACGCTATGCCGCAGCGATGGCCGGCGCCTCGAGGTGGAGGTCCAGACCGCACGCTACCGAGATGCGCGCGGCCGCCAGTTGTCGCAGCTGCTGCTGCGCGACGTGACCGAGGGCCGCGAGGCCCAGGCCAGGTTGGCGGCCAGCGAGGAGCGCCTGCGCGCCATCACCGACAGCGCGCCCGCGCTGATCGCCGATCACGACCGCGAATTCCGCTACCGCTTTGCCAACCGCACCTACCAGGACTGGCTGGGCATCGCGCCGGAGGCCGTGCTCGGGCAGACCGTGGCCTCGGTGCTGGGCGAGGCGGCCTGGGCCGAGGTGCGGCCGGCCATGGAAGCCGCACTGCGCGGCGAAGCCGCGAGCTACGAGCGCCACATCCAGGGACGGGCCGAGGAGCGCTGGATCCACGTCGCCTTGGTACCCAGGCGCGACGCCGCCGGTGCGGTGGACGGCTTCTACGCCCTGGCCAGCGATATCACGCCGCGCCGCCGTGCCGAACAGGCGTTGCGTCAGAGCGAGCAGCGCCTGCGCAGCATCACCGATCAACTGCCCATGCGCGTGTCCTATGTCGACGCGGACGAGCGCTATCGCTTCATCAACCTGGCCTACGAGCGCGCCTTTGGCCGGCCGCGCCACGAGCTGCTGGGCCTCACCGTCCGCGAGGTGATTGGCGCGGGCGCGTACGGCGAGGCCGCACCGCACATCCGACGCGCGCTGGCCGGCGAGACCGTGAGTTTCGACAGCGAGATCACCACGCGCGAAGGCTACCGCTGCTACCGCGCCAGCTACCTGCCCCAGTTCGCCGACGACGGCCGCGAGGTGCTGGGCTTTGTGGCGATGATTCTGGACACCACCGCGCAGAAGCAGGAGGAGCGCCGACTGATCGAGCTGAGCCAGTCCGACAGCCTCACCGGCCTCCTGAACCGTGCCGGCTTCGAGCAGCGCGCGTATGAGGCCGTGCAGCGCTGCCAAAGCGTGGGCGGCACGATGGCCCTGCTGCTGCTGGACCTGGACGGCTTCAAGCAGGTGAACGACAGCCTGGGGCACCTGGCCGGCGACCTGCTGCTGCGCGGCTTCGCCGGCCGGCTGTCGCGCAGCCTGCGCGGCGCCGACATCGTGGCCCGCCCCGGCGGCGACGAGTTCGCCGTCATCGTCGAGCAACTGTCCGCGCCGGCCGATGCCGTCACCATTGCAGGCAATATCGTTGAGGCGATGCGCACGCCGTTTGTGCTGGAGAACCGGTCCGTCCACGTCAGCACCAGCATCGGCGTGGTGCTTTATCGCGGCGAGCCTGGGCTGACGCCGCGCGACCTCAGCAAACGGGCGGACGACTTGTTGTACGCCGCCAAGGCAGGAGGACGGGACCGCTTCTGTCTCGGCTCTGCAGAAGCGCCGTGTACGTCGGACTCCTGA
- the iolG gene encoding inositol 2-dehydrogenase — protein sequence MKNVALFGAGRIGRIHAANLAALPGIRLKTVSDPMADSAREVAALHGADVAPDIDAVFADAAIDAVVIASPTTTHSDLILRAAAARKHVFCEKPVDLSVARAQACADAIATANVACMIGFQRRFDPTFNEAKARAQRGEIGTPEMLVITSRDPGAPPVDYIKQSGGIFRDMLIHDFDVFRWMLCEEGDEAVWLSATGSCLTDPAIATAGDVDSTAVTLRTRSGRLCQINTSRRAAYGYDQRFELLGSKGLLACGNHRPTEVLQMDGQGVRTDLPENFFLQRYREAYRLELAHFFGQLQAGRAVRTTIEDGVAAQRLADAAAESFAQGQPVLF from the coding sequence ATGAAAAACGTCGCCCTCTTCGGCGCAGGCCGCATCGGCCGCATCCATGCCGCCAATCTCGCGGCCCTGCCGGGCATACGGCTGAAGACCGTCAGTGACCCGATGGCAGATTCGGCCCGTGAGGTTGCCGCCCTGCACGGTGCCGACGTGGCCCCCGATATCGACGCGGTGTTTGCCGATGCAGCCATAGACGCGGTGGTGATCGCTTCGCCGACGACCACGCACAGCGACCTCATACTGCGCGCCGCCGCCGCGCGCAAGCACGTGTTCTGCGAGAAACCGGTGGACCTGTCGGTGGCGCGCGCCCAGGCCTGCGCGGATGCGATCGCCACCGCCAATGTCGCCTGCATGATTGGTTTCCAGCGCCGCTTCGACCCCACCTTCAATGAAGCCAAGGCGCGGGCGCAGCGGGGCGAGATCGGCACGCCGGAGATGCTGGTCATCACCAGCCGCGACCCCGGCGCGCCGCCGGTGGACTACATCAAGCAGTCGGGCGGCATCTTCCGCGACATGCTGATACATGACTTCGACGTGTTCCGCTGGATGCTGTGCGAGGAGGGCGATGAGGCGGTCTGGCTCAGCGCCACCGGCTCCTGCCTGACCGACCCGGCAATAGCCACCGCTGGCGACGTGGACAGCACCGCCGTTACCCTGCGCACGCGCAGCGGGCGCCTCTGCCAGATCAACACCAGCCGCCGCGCCGCCTACGGTTACGACCAGCGCTTCGAGCTACTCGGCTCCAAGGGCCTGCTCGCCTGCGGCAACCACCGGCCCACCGAGGTGCTGCAGATGGACGGCCAGGGCGTGCGCACCGATCTGCCGGAGAACTTCTTTCTGCAGCGCTACCGCGAGGCCTACCGGCTGGAGTTGGCGCATTTCTTCGGGCAACTGCAGGCGGGCAGGGCGGTTCGAACCACCATCGAGGATGGTGTCGCTGCGCAACGCTTGGCAGACGCCGCTGCCGAGTCCTTCGCGCAAGGGCAGCCCGTGTTGTTTTAG
- the iolB gene encoding 5-deoxy-glucuronate isomerase — translation MSLLKKAHKTGREIVNITPESAGWQFVGFRALRLGAGEREALSTGKRELCLVVLSGKVDVAVGGQTFVGLGTREHVFDPVSPAALYVPPGQPLVITAQGEAEIALATAPSSGRHPLRLIDPAAMQRSVRGQGSNLRHVCDILPHTDPGADHLLVVEVLTPAGHSSSYPPHKHDRDAAPLETQLEETYYHRIDPPQGFGFQRVYTDDRSLDEAMAVEDRDTVMVPRGYHPVVAPHGYSLYYLNVMAGPTRNWVFMNDPAHEWMLNRT, via the coding sequence GTGAGTCTGCTGAAAAAAGCCCACAAGACCGGACGCGAGATCGTCAACATCACGCCGGAGTCGGCCGGCTGGCAGTTCGTTGGCTTCCGCGCGCTGCGGCTGGGCGCCGGCGAGCGCGAGGCGCTGTCCACCGGCAAGCGCGAGCTGTGCCTGGTGGTGCTCAGCGGCAAGGTCGATGTGGCCGTGGGTGGCCAGACCTTTGTCGGCCTGGGCACGCGCGAGCATGTGTTCGATCCGGTCTCGCCGGCCGCGCTCTACGTGCCACCGGGCCAGCCGCTGGTCATCACCGCGCAGGGCGAGGCCGAGATCGCGCTGGCCACCGCGCCGTCCAGTGGCCGCCATCCGCTGCGCCTGATCGACCCGGCGGCGATGCAGCGCAGTGTGCGCGGCCAGGGCAGCAATCTGCGCCATGTCTGCGACATCCTGCCGCACACCGACCCCGGCGCCGACCACCTGCTGGTGGTGGAGGTGCTGACGCCGGCCGGCCATTCGTCCAGCTACCCGCCGCACAAGCATGACCGCGACGCCGCACCGCTGGAGACGCAGCTGGAGGAGACCTACTACCACCGCATCGATCCGCCGCAGGGCTTCGGCTTCCAGCGCGTCTACACCGACGACCGCAGTCTCGACGAGGCGATGGCCGTCGAGGACCGCGACACGGTGATGGTGCCGCGTGGCTATCACCCGGTCGTGGCACCCCACGGCTACAGCCTCTACTACCTGAACGTGATGGCCGGGCCGACACGCAACTGGGTGTTCATGAATGACCCGGCGCACGAGTGGATGCTGAACAGGACATGA
- a CDS encoding methyl-accepting chemotaxis protein, translated as MDELSLKALLSAGFGSVALLIAALGAAGWLGIGALNARVDELVRGQYPRMALVGEVERDVREMGRSLRNLLLWNDIREIKQETARVQAARKQLGQDLEAVAARITTAEGLAILARMQQAGKTYLLLQRRFEDLVNAGSSDDGRDLLKAEVIPAEAVFQAGVQELLRHETEAMAAAAEQATASATRLQRGIAAGALFALLLALLLAWWIVRTTTRPLQRAVLLARGVAAGDLSLAIAAPGRSETAQLLQALAEMQVGLSGVVGQVRSNAEHLAAASQEIAQGNQDLSGRTEQQAGALEQTAAAMEQLGSTVRNNAEQAGQASRLAQDASAVALRGGAVVGEVVATMKGIIDSSRRIAEITSVIDGIAFQTNILALNAAVEAARAGDQGRGFAVVAGEVRSLAQRSAEAAKTISGLIDTSVGRVEQGSLLVDRAGATMQEVVAAIERVSGLVADISRACAEQSSGVAQVGEAITHMDRATQQNAALVEQSAAAALSLQQQAAQLLQAVAVFKLAQTSVSPSFPSTSKESR; from the coding sequence TTGGACGAGCTGTCCCTGAAGGCCCTGCTCAGTGCCGGCTTCGGCAGCGTGGCGCTGCTGATTGCCGCCCTGGGCGCCGCCGGCTGGCTGGGCATTGGCGCGCTCAATGCGCGGGTCGATGAGCTGGTGCGGGGCCAGTATCCGCGCATGGCCCTGGTCGGCGAGGTCGAGCGCGATGTGCGCGAGATGGGCCGCTCGCTGCGCAATCTGCTGCTGTGGAACGACATCCGCGAGATCAAGCAGGAGACGGCCAGGGTACAGGCCGCGCGCAAGCAGCTGGGGCAGGACCTGGAGGCGGTGGCGGCGCGGATCACGACCGCGGAGGGCCTGGCCATACTGGCCCGCATGCAGCAGGCGGGCAAGACCTATCTGCTGCTGCAGCGCCGCTTCGAGGACCTGGTGAATGCCGGCTCCAGCGACGATGGTCGCGATCTGCTGAAGGCCGAGGTGATACCGGCCGAGGCGGTGTTCCAGGCCGGCGTGCAGGAGTTGCTGCGCCACGAGACCGAGGCGATGGCGGCCGCGGCGGAGCAGGCCACCGCCAGCGCGACGCGGCTGCAGCGGGGTATTGCCGCCGGCGCCCTGTTCGCCCTCTTGCTGGCCCTGCTGCTGGCCTGGTGGATAGTCCGCACGACGACGCGGCCGCTGCAGCGGGCGGTGCTGCTGGCGCGGGGCGTTGCGGCCGGCGATCTGAGCCTGGCCATAGCCGCGCCGGGCCGCAGCGAGACCGCGCAGCTCTTGCAGGCGCTGGCCGAGATGCAGGTCGGCCTGTCCGGCGTGGTCGGACAGGTGCGCAGCAATGCTGAGCACCTGGCAGCGGCCAGTCAGGAGATTGCCCAGGGCAATCAGGATCTGTCGGGCCGCACCGAGCAGCAGGCCGGTGCGCTGGAGCAAACGGCGGCGGCGATGGAGCAGCTGGGCAGCACGGTGCGCAACAACGCCGAGCAGGCCGGCCAGGCCAGCCGGCTGGCGCAGGACGCCAGCGCCGTGGCCCTGCGCGGCGGTGCCGTGGTGGGTGAGGTGGTGGCGACGATGAAGGGCATCATTGACAGCTCGCGCCGCATCGCCGAGATCACCAGCGTGATCGACGGTATCGCCTTCCAGACCAATATCCTGGCGCTGAATGCCGCCGTCGAGGCCGCACGGGCCGGCGACCAGGGCCGCGGCTTCGCCGTCGTCGCCGGCGAGGTGCGCAGCCTGGCGCAGCGCAGCGCCGAGGCGGCCAAGACCATCAGCGGCTTGATAGACACCAGCGTCGGCCGTGTCGAGCAGGGCAGCCTGCTGGTCGATCGCGCCGGCGCGACGATGCAGGAGGTGGTTGCGGCCATCGAGCGCGTCAGCGGCCTGGTGGCCGACATCAGCCGCGCCTGCGCCGAGCAAAGCAGCGGCGTGGCCCAGGTCGGCGAGGCCATCACGCATATGGACCGCGCCACCCAGCAGAACGCCGCCCTGGTCGAGCAGAGCGCCGCCGCGGCGCTGTCGCTGCAGCAGCAGGCAGCTCAGCTGCTGCAGGCGGTGGCGGTGTTCAAGCTCGCCCAGACCTCTGTTTCCCCTTCTTTCCCATCCACATCCAAGGAATCTCGATGA
- a CDS encoding Crp/Fnr family transcriptional regulator — MQWVEMFGYLGALLTLTTFSMKTMLHLRMAGIVSNLAFVTYGAMGSVYPVLLLHLTLLPLNLWRLRQLLQLTRQIEEASTGHLSMDWLRPFSRRKAVHAGETLFKQGDEAAEFMFVLSGRFRAVEADIVLKQGEVIGELGLITKGHKRTQTVVCDQDGQLLLLTYDEVRQMYYQNPRFGFFFLELAAERLIRDAGRMTQGLETAPGHVASSPNAA, encoded by the coding sequence ATGCAATGGGTGGAGATGTTTGGCTATCTGGGCGCACTGCTGACGCTGACGACCTTCTCAATGAAGACAATGTTGCACCTACGCATGGCTGGAATTGTCTCCAATCTAGCGTTTGTCACCTATGGTGCGATGGGCAGCGTCTACCCAGTGCTGCTTCTGCACTTGACTCTGCTGCCCTTGAACCTTTGGCGCCTGCGGCAGCTGCTGCAACTGACCCGTCAGATTGAGGAGGCCTCCACGGGGCACCTGTCCATGGACTGGCTCAGACCGTTCTCGCGCCGCAAGGCCGTTCACGCCGGGGAGACTCTCTTCAAGCAGGGCGACGAGGCCGCGGAGTTTATGTTCGTGCTCAGCGGAAGGTTTCGCGCCGTAGAGGCTGATATCGTGTTGAAGCAAGGTGAAGTTATCGGCGAGCTTGGGCTGATCACGAAAGGGCACAAGCGAACGCAGACCGTTGTATGCGACCAAGACGGCCAGCTCCTGCTCCTCACCTACGACGAGGTCCGGCAGATGTACTACCAGAACCCTAGATTCGGCTTCTTCTTCCTGGAGCTTGCGGCGGAGCGCCTGATCCGAGACGCAGGTCGGATGACACAAGGTTTGGAGACCGCTCCTGGTCATGTTGCAAGCTCGCCGAACGCTGCCTAA